The following is a genomic window from Marinococcus sp. PL1-022.
ATAAACAACCGCCTTCCATTCTTCCCAGACTTCCTCCATAAGAACACCTCCTGCTTTTCATTATACTTAACCATGAAGATGTGGCAAACATACTTTTCTCACAGGATGAAAAAATTCCCGTTTATTTGTAAACGGGAATTCTATACAAGCTATTCATTTACTGTTTCGCGGACCGCATTCCGGTCAAACGTCAATTTCATGCTGCCGTCTACATCCACGATAAGTTTGTTTTCATCAATAGCATCAATGGTGCCGTGTATACCGCCGATAGTAACGATACGATCACCCTTTTGCAGATTCGCATGCATTTCCTTGATCCGCTTCTGCTGCTTTTGCTGCGGACGAATCAAAAGGAAATAGAATATGAGAAACATCAAAACCAATACGATAATTGTACTCACTGTTTCACCCCTTGTCCCTTTAGCTTCCCCGATCTAGAAATTTTTAGCATCCGGACGGTTAAAGCCGTATTGTTCAAAAAAAGTTTCCCGAAAATCGAGCAGACGATCTTGCTGGATAGCCTCGCGTACTTGCTGCATTAAGGACAGTAGAAAATACAAGTTATGGTACGAAGTAAGCCGGACGCCGAACGTTTCTTCACTTTTGATCAGATGCCGGATGTAAGCCCTTGAATAATTACGGCAGGTATAGCACCCGCACGCCTCATCGATCGGACGGAAGTCCCTGGCATTTGAAGCGTTTCTTACGACCAGTCTGCCTTTGCTTGTCATACACGTTCCGTTTCGACCGATTCTGGTTGGAAGAACGCAATCAAACATATCTATCCCTCGGATAGATCCATCAATTAACGCATCTGCCGACCCGACTCCCATCAAGTAGCGTGGTTTGTTTTGAGGGAGAAGCGGAGCCGTATATTCCAGCACTCGGTTCATCGTTTCCTTCGGCTCTCCAACAGATAATCCGCCTATAGCGTAACCCGGAAAGTCCATTGAAATCAACTCTTTTGCAGATTTTTCACGCAAATGCCGGTAATCCCCGCCCTGCACGATTCCAAACAATGCCTGATCCTCCGGGCGTGTATGTGCCTCAAGACAACGCTCGGCCCATCTGGTCGTCCGTTCAACAGATGCTTTCATGTATTCTTCCTCGGCCGGATAAGGCGGACACTCGTCAAATGCCATCATCACGTCGGCACCAAGAGAATTTTGAATCTGCATCGCTTTTTCCGGGGAGAGAAATAGTTTGGCTCCGGAAATATGATTCCGGAAATGAACGCCTTCTTCTTTAATATCCCGCAGCTTGCTCAGGCTGAAGACCTGAAATCCTCCGGAATCGGTTAGAATTGGCTTGTTCCAGTTCATGAATTTATGCAGGCCGCCTGCTTCTTCCACGATATCTTCACCGGGCCGTATCCATAAATGATACGTGTTGCTTAAAATCATTCCTGCGCCCATCGACTCCAGTTCCTCCGGGCTCAATGTTTTTACGGTGGCAAGCGTCCCCACCGGCATAAAGGCTGGAGTGTCAAACGACCCGTGCGGGGTGTGCACTTTGCCGAGCCTCGCTCCTGACTGCCGGCACGTCTTAATATGTTCGTATGTTACTGCGGTCATTCGTTATTTCCTCCCGAGTGTATAAGCATTGCATCTCCAAAACTGAAAAAACGGTACCTCTCTCGTATAGCTTCCCCGTATGCACGGAAAAGAAATTGCTTCCCGGCCAGAGCGCTCACAAGCATCACCAGTGTCGATTTTGGCAGATGGAAATTGGTCAAAAGCGCGTCGATTCCCTGGAACGTGTAGCCTGGATAAATGAAAATATCCGTCCAGCCTTTTGCTTCCATAAATTTATTTTCCTGTTTACCTGCCACGGTTTCGAGCGTACGCGCTGACGTCGTCCCCACTGCAATTATACGTTTGCCTGCCGTTTTCGTTTCATTTAAAATTTCAGCTGTTTCCTGCGGGAGATGATAAAATTCCGCATGCATGTTATGCTCCTCTACCGTTTCGGCGGACACCGGGCGAAACGTCCCGAGGCCGACATGCAGCGTCACATGCGCCGTTTGAACCCCTTTTGCCTTCAGTCGTTCAAGCAGCTCCGTTGTAAAGTGAAGCCCTGCCGTAGGAGCTGCAGCGGAGCCGTAATGCTCGGCGTACACAGTCTGGTAACGGTCCTGGTCTTCAAGTTTTTCTTTGATATAAGGAGGCAGGGGCATTTCGCCGAGCTCCTCGAGAATTTCAAGAAAAATACCGTCATAGGTGAACACCATCTCCCGGCCCCCGTGATCAAGCACCTTCGTGCATTCTGCCGTCAAACGTCCGTCCCCGAAGGTGACTACGGTCCCCGGTTTCACTCGTTTCGCCGGCTTCACAAGCGTTTCCCACGTGTCGCCCTCCTGCTGCAGCAGCAGCACTTCTATCCCTGCACCCGTTTCTTTCTTTTCACCAATGAGCCTTGCCGGCCAAACTTTTGTGTTGTTTAGCACTAAACAGTCACCAGCCTCAAGGTGGTCTTCAATCTGATGAAAGCGTTCATGCGCAATGGTCTCTTCCTTCGTATTCATCACAAGCAGCCGGGACTGATCCCGTTCTTTCAGCGGATGCTGCGCGATCAGCTCCTCAGGCAGTTCAAAATCAAATTCATTTATATTCATGACTAACCCTTCCTATTCGTTCAATCACGTAAAACCAAAAGCTATTATATAGGAATTTACCGTTTTATGCACGAAAGAAATCCAGCACCACAAAGTGCTGGCTACTCAAGCATGGCTCATGTATTTTCTTCCTGATACGGATAACCAAAATGCTCATACGCAAGCGGAGCTGCTTTTCTTCCTCGTGGCGTCCGCTGCAGAAATCCGATCTGCATTAAATACGGTTCATACACATCTTCGAGCGTGTGGGCCTCTTCTCCAATTTTTGCTGCTATCGCCTCCACGCCGGCCGGACCGCCCCGGAAGGTCTCAATTAAGCCGAGCAGGTATTTATGATCAATGTGGTCAAGGCCGAGCTTATCCACCTGCAGCCGTTCCAGGGCATGATTTGCCAGCTCCATCGTGATGCTTCCGTCCCCCTGCACCTGGGCAAAATCACGAACCCTTCGCAGCAGCCGGTTCACCACCCGCGGGGTCCCCCGGGATCTTCTGGCGAGCTCGTAGGCTGCTCCTTTATCAATATTAAGCTGGAATAAATCTCCCGAACGCCGGACGATTTCAGCCAGGTCCTCCTCCACATAGTATTCCAGGCGTGCGTGTACGCCGAATCGATCTCTAAGCGGTGCAGAGAGAAGACCTGCTCTCGTAGTGGCGCCAATCAAGGTGAAAGGGGGGAGATCAAGGCGGACAGACCGCGCAGAGCTGTCCTTGCCAATTACAATATCGATGCAAAAATCCTCCATTGCCGGGTACAGCACTTCCTCCACTGCCCGGGGGAGCCGGTGTATTTCATCGATAAAAAGTACGTCACCGGGCTCGAGTGCTGTCATGACTGCGGCAAGATCTCCGGGCCTTTCAATAGCTGGACCGCTCGTCGTCCGAATGTTTACATCCATCTCACGCGCAATAATCATGGCAAGCGTCGTTTTCCCAAGACCGGGCGGCCCGTAAAGCAATGTATGGTCAAGCGGCTCTTCCCGGAGCTTCGCCGCTTCAATAAATACCTCCAGGTTTTCCTTTACTTTTCGCTGGCCAATATATTCCCGAAGCCGGTCCGGGCGAATGCTTTGTTCCACCAAGTCTTCTCCTGATTCTGCTTCCTGGGAAACAATTCTATCTTCCAAGAATTTTTCCTCCTCCGTTTTCTGCTATGTGAGCATCCACTGCAGAGCTTTTCTTACATATTCATCTGCACTCAACTGTTCTTTTTCCAAATGAGGGCGCACTTTTTTGATTTCTTTTTCTCCGTATCCAAGGGCCGTCAGTGCTTCAAGCGCTTCCTCAAGATCTCCACCCGGCTGCTGCTCGTCAAGCAGGGATACCGGTGCCCCCGCTACTGTTACCGCATCATAAACGCCGGTCAATTTCCCTTTCAGATCGATAATCATCTGCTTTGCTGTTTTTTTACCGACTCCCGGGAATTTCGTTAAAAACGTTTCGTCTTCATTTTCAATAGCTCCCACCACCTGCCCCGGATCCCCGGATGCAAGAATAGCCTGAGCGCCCTTCGGCCCTATTCCCGACACCTGAAGCAGCTGTTCAAACAGCTCGCGCTCTTTTCTTGAACGAAAGCCGTACAGACGGTTTACATCTTCTTTAACATACTGATATGTATAAACTACTGTTTCTTCATCCGCCTGCTGGCCGTTAAATACAAAAGGGTTGGAACAATAGATTAAATAGCCGATCCCGTTGTTTTCAATCGTAATCGTGTCACCTTTTATATGATCCACACGTCCTTTTACGAATTCGATCACTGTCGTCCTCTCCTTGCTTTATTAAAATGCGAACATGCTTTCCTATATCATAGCAAAGATCGCCCCCGTTGAAAAATGACTATTCGCCCACTCTGCCAAAGGCCTGCGCATTAAAAACCTTCCACCGGTGGGGTGAAAGGTTTACGAGGAGACTTCCAGACGTTCCATCTGCTCTTCTTCTGCTTCAAAGTTATGGTACACGCTCTGTACATCATCGTTATCTTCAAGCGTGTCGATCAATTTGAGCATCTTCCGGGCATGTTCATCTTCTAAATGGGCTTTCGTTTCCGGAATCATGGTGACCTCTGCCGTGGAAAAATGATACGTATGCTCCATAGCCCCTTTTACAGCTTCGAAATCATCAGGTTCAGTGTAAATATAAAATTCGTGGTCATCGTACTCCACGTCATCCGCCCCGGCTTCTACGGCCTCCAGCATGAACGTATCTTCATCAGCTTCAACGTTTTCACGGTCTACGGCCAGAAAACCCTCTTTGTTGAAAAGAAAAGAAACGCAGCCATTCTCTCCGAGGTTGCCTCCATTTTTATTAAAAGCGGCGCGAATATCCGCTACAGTCCGGTTTTTATTGTCAGTTAACGTTTTCACCATTACAGCCGCTCCGCCAGGACCGTATCCTTCGTACGTCATTTCTTCGTACTGCAGTTCCGCTCCCTGGCCTTTTGCTTTTTTGATGGTCCGTGTAATATTTTCATTTGGAATGTTCGCTGCCCGTGCTTTTGTAATCGCCATACGCAAACGAAGATTCTGGTCGGGGTCATCTCCTGCCTCCCGGACAGCGGCGAAAATTTCCTTCGATAATTTCGTGAATATTTTTGCCCGCCTGGAGTCCTGAGCTTCTTTACGGCGCTTAATATTATTCCATTTCGAATGTCCTGCCATTACGATTCTCCTTCCTGTCTTCACAGCCTTGTATAGAATAAAATGGCGGCTGTTTTTAATTTACAATAAAAACATTTTACCGCTATGATATAGAGTAACAACCTACAAAGCGAGGTATTACCATGCCTAAAGATTCTTCAAAAAAAATGCTCGGTGCCGATCGGCGCAGTCAACTGCTCGAATGGCTTGAAATGTCCGTCCGGCCGTTGACCGGTAGCTCGCTTGCTTCAAGAGCGAGCGTCAGCCGCCAGGTTATCGTCCAGGACATGTCGTTACTGAAAGCGCAGGGGCATCCAATTCTCGCCACGTCCCAGGGCTATATTATTATTCAGAATAAGAACACGGACCAGACGGTACAAAAACGCGTAGCCGTCTCCCACCCTTCTGATCCGGCCAGCACTCTCAAGGAGCTGTACTTAATTGTAGACCACGGTGGGAAAATTGTTGATGTGTCCGTCGAGCATCCCGTTTACGGTGACATTACCGCATCCTTAATGATCGAAAGCCGGATTGACGCGGACCGCTTTATCAAAAACATGAAAAATACAAATGCTTCCATGCTCTCGGAGCTGACTGCCGGTGTGCACCTTCATACCATTGAAATTCCTTCGCACGCTCAGTTCGATGTTTTGCTGGAGGCTTTACAAAGCCACTCCTACCTGATCAGCGAAGATAATTAACCCGTCGTCCTGCTGTCTACTTTTGCTTCTGCCGAAGAGAGCTCAAAGCACGGATAATGTCCGAGAACCCGGACTCCAAAGCCCAGCGCTTCAAGCTCCGCAATAACGCCTGGAATCAGGACATCGTCCTCTGGCTGCTCTACGTCCATGACAAAAAAGTAATTTCCAATCCCGGTCTTCATTGGCCGGGATTCAATTTTTGTTAAATTTAATTTCCGCCACGAAAAGGCCGCAAGAACTTGATGCAAAGCACCTGGATAGTCAGAAGGGAGCGTAATGACCATCGTCGTTCTCTCCGTTACTTTCTTTTCTTCAGAAAGACTTTCCGCCCGGTCTTCACTGCCAGCGAGGACCACAAAGCGGGTATGGTTGTTTGTATAGTCATGAATATTTTCCTTCACGATCTCAAGGCCGTACTGCTCCGCAGCCAATCTGGTCGCAATTACTACGCCTTCAGCTGTACCCTCGCTCACCTTTTTCGCAGCGGCACTGGTGGAATTTGTAAACTGCGCTTTTGTTTTCGGCATCCACCGGCTTAAAAACTCATGGCACTGGGCAATGGCATGCGGGTGTGAATGCACAAATTCCGCCTGCTCCCATTGCTCCTTTTCCTCTGGAAGAGCCAGCAGGTGCTGCTCAATGGGCACAGTCACTTCTCCAATAATCGGCAGTTCATGCTTATGAATCAAATAATCCAGGGTCACATTCACCGAGCCTTCGATCGCATTTTCAAGCGGCACGACAGCAATATCTATCTCCTGCTGCTGCGTCAGCTTCATCCCTTCTGCAATCGTATCAAAGGGCTCGAGCACCTGCTCATGAAAGAGCACCCGGGCCGCCATTTCTGTAAAAGTTCCCCTTGGGCCAAGATATCCCACTCGCTTCACTCTCTCCACTCCTTTACCTTTCTACTCTTTACAGTGATCCGGAACCAACTATTTCAGCCTTTTCAACAAATTCCATTCCCTGAATTTTGCGTACAAAGTCACGGATTTCCAGACTGAGCGCCGACGTATCCACAGTCAGCGTGATATTTGCCCGCCCCTGCAGCGGGATCGTCTGATTAATAGTAAGCACGTTTGAATTCGCTTCCGCTACAATACGCAGCAGCTCCGACAGGGAGCCGGAACGATCGGCAAGCTGAATCGATAATGTAATAATCTGCTCCTGTATCATTGTATGGAACGGAAAAATAGCATCGCGGTA
Proteins encoded in this region:
- the yajC gene encoding preprotein translocase subunit YajC — translated: MSTIIVLVLMFLIFYFLLIRPQQKQQKRIKEMHANLQKGDRIVTIGGIHGTIDAIDENKLIVDVDGSMKLTFDRNAVRETVNE
- the tgt gene encoding tRNA guanosine(34) transglycosylase Tgt codes for the protein MTAVTYEHIKTCRQSGARLGKVHTPHGSFDTPAFMPVGTLATVKTLSPEELESMGAGMILSNTYHLWIRPGEDIVEEAGGLHKFMNWNKPILTDSGGFQVFSLSKLRDIKEEGVHFRNHISGAKLFLSPEKAMQIQNSLGADVMMAFDECPPYPAEEEYMKASVERTTRWAERCLEAHTRPEDQALFGIVQGGDYRHLREKSAKELISMDFPGYAIGGLSVGEPKETMNRVLEYTAPLLPQNKPRYLMGVGSADALIDGSIRGIDMFDCVLPTRIGRNGTCMTSKGRLVVRNASNARDFRPIDEACGCYTCRNYSRAYIRHLIKSEETFGVRLTSYHNLYFLLSLMQQVREAIQQDRLLDFRETFFEQYGFNRPDAKNF
- the queA gene encoding tRNA preQ1(34) S-adenosylmethionine ribosyltransferase-isomerase QueA gives rise to the protein MNINEFDFELPEELIAQHPLKERDQSRLLVMNTKEETIAHERFHQIEDHLEAGDCLVLNNTKVWPARLIGEKKETGAGIEVLLLQQEGDTWETLVKPAKRVKPGTVVTFGDGRLTAECTKVLDHGGREMVFTYDGIFLEILEELGEMPLPPYIKEKLEDQDRYQTVYAEHYGSAAAPTAGLHFTTELLERLKAKGVQTAHVTLHVGLGTFRPVSAETVEEHNMHAEFYHLPQETAEILNETKTAGKRIIAVGTTSARTLETVAGKQENKFMEAKGWTDIFIYPGYTFQGIDALLTNFHLPKSTLVMLVSALAGKQFLFRAYGEAIRERYRFFSFGDAMLIHSGGNNE
- the ruvB gene encoding Holliday junction branch migration DNA helicase RuvB translates to MEDRIVSQEAESGEDLVEQSIRPDRLREYIGQRKVKENLEVFIEAAKLREEPLDHTLLYGPPGLGKTTLAMIIAREMDVNIRTTSGPAIERPGDLAAVMTALEPGDVLFIDEIHRLPRAVEEVLYPAMEDFCIDIVIGKDSSARSVRLDLPPFTLIGATTRAGLLSAPLRDRFGVHARLEYYVEEDLAEIVRRSGDLFQLNIDKGAAYELARRSRGTPRVVNRLLRRVRDFAQVQGDGSITMELANHALERLQVDKLGLDHIDHKYLLGLIETFRGGPAGVEAIAAKIGEEAHTLEDVYEPYLMQIGFLQRTPRGRKAAPLAYEHFGYPYQEENT
- the ruvA gene encoding Holliday junction branch migration protein RuvA; this translates as MIEFVKGRVDHIKGDTITIENNGIGYLIYCSNPFVFNGQQADEETVVYTYQYVKEDVNRLYGFRSRKERELFEQLLQVSGIGPKGAQAILASGDPGQVVGAIENEDETFLTKFPGVGKKTAKQMIIDLKGKLTGVYDAVTVAGAPVSLLDEQQPGGDLEEALEALTALGYGEKEIKKVRPHLEKEQLSADEYVRKALQWMLT
- a CDS encoding YebC/PmpR family DNA-binding transcriptional regulator, with amino-acid sequence MAGHSKWNNIKRRKEAQDSRRAKIFTKLSKEIFAAVREAGDDPDQNLRLRMAITKARAANIPNENITRTIKKAKGQGAELQYEEMTYEGYGPGGAAVMVKTLTDNKNRTVADIRAAFNKNGGNLGENGCVSFLFNKEGFLAVDRENVEADEDTFMLEAVEAGADDVEYDDHEFYIYTEPDDFEAVKGAMEHTYHFSTAEVTMIPETKAHLEDEHARKMLKLIDTLEDNDDVQSVYHNFEAEEEQMERLEVSS
- a CDS encoding transcription repressor NadR — encoded protein: MPKDSSKKMLGADRRSQLLEWLEMSVRPLTGSSLASRASVSRQVIVQDMSLLKAQGHPILATSQGYIIIQNKNTDQTVQKRVAVSHPSDPASTLKELYLIVDHGGKIVDVSVEHPVYGDITASLMIESRIDADRFIKNMKNTNASMLSELTAGVHLHTIEIPSHAQFDVLLEALQSHSYLISEDN
- the pheA gene encoding prephenate dehydratase — encoded protein: MKRVGYLGPRGTFTEMAARVLFHEQVLEPFDTIAEGMKLTQQQEIDIAVVPLENAIEGSVNVTLDYLIHKHELPIIGEVTVPIEQHLLALPEEKEQWEQAEFVHSHPHAIAQCHEFLSRWMPKTKAQFTNSTSAAAKKVSEGTAEGVVIATRLAAEQYGLEIVKENIHDYTNNHTRFVVLAGSEDRAESLSEEKKVTERTTMVITLPSDYPGALHQVLAAFSWRKLNLTKIESRPMKTGIGNYFFVMDVEQPEDDVLIPGVIAELEALGFGVRVLGHYPCFELSSAEAKVDSRTTG
- a CDS encoding ACT domain-containing protein; the protein is MDHFYLVREDLLTDAMQKTLEAKALLESGKVQKVAEAVQHVDLSRSAFYKYRDAIFPFHTMIQEQIITLSIQLADRSGSLSELLRIVAEANSNVLTINQTIPLQGRANITLTVDTSALSLEIRDFVRKIQGMEFVEKAEIVGSGSL